In Leisingera sp. NJS204, the following are encoded in one genomic region:
- a CDS encoding lytic murein transglycosylase, translating into MRKWVAASLVAGGAMAAEAAPDSSLRPAQRPGLLEQEVQGEAIQLAAATAMRPAARPAAAIQKPELAAADLNFQGWIKAFRSRAKAQGVSAPVLDSAFAGVSYDAEVIRRDRNQSEFTKTIWDYLDSAASELRVKNGKAALQAQRARLNQIEATYGVEKEIVVAVWGLESSYGTFRGKMDVIRSLATLAFDGRRGAFFEGQLVAALKILQAGDVAARKMTGSWAGAMGHTQFIPTSYLDYAVDFTGDGKRDIWSDNPADALASTAAYLKKFGWVKGQPWGVEVSLPEGFDYTLADREIEKPASDWAALGIKGLDGRPVSDHGPSAILLPAGSEGAAFMIFGNFAVLERYNTADAYVIGVGHLADRIKGGAPIQGSWPRSDRALTLSERKEMQQRLTRAGFDTDGIDGKIGPKTIGAVRAYQVAKGLTPDGYASPRLLEDLR; encoded by the coding sequence ATGCGCAAATGGGTTGCAGCGTCCCTGGTAGCAGGCGGCGCCATGGCGGCAGAAGCCGCACCGGACAGTTCCCTGAGGCCCGCCCAGCGGCCAGGGCTTCTTGAACAAGAGGTACAGGGCGAAGCCATTCAATTGGCTGCAGCCACAGCCATGCGACCTGCGGCAAGGCCTGCGGCCGCCATCCAAAAGCCTGAGCTTGCCGCTGCTGACTTGAATTTCCAAGGCTGGATCAAAGCGTTCCGCAGCCGTGCCAAAGCGCAGGGCGTCAGCGCACCGGTGCTGGACAGTGCCTTTGCCGGGGTCAGTTATGATGCTGAGGTGATCCGCCGCGACCGCAACCAGTCGGAATTCACCAAGACGATCTGGGACTATCTGGACAGCGCCGCCTCAGAGCTGCGGGTGAAAAACGGCAAGGCGGCACTGCAGGCACAGCGCGCCCGGCTGAATCAAATCGAAGCAACCTATGGCGTCGAAAAAGAGATCGTGGTGGCGGTCTGGGGATTGGAAAGCAGCTATGGCACGTTCCGCGGCAAGATGGATGTGATCCGTTCCTTGGCGACACTGGCCTTTGACGGGCGGCGCGGGGCGTTTTTCGAGGGTCAACTGGTGGCCGCGCTGAAGATCCTTCAAGCCGGTGACGTCGCCGCCCGCAAGATGACCGGCAGCTGGGCTGGCGCGATGGGACACACCCAGTTCATCCCGACATCGTACCTGGATTACGCAGTGGATTTCACCGGCGACGGCAAGCGCGACATCTGGTCGGACAATCCTGCTGATGCGCTGGCGTCGACCGCGGCTTACCTCAAAAAATTCGGCTGGGTGAAGGGGCAGCCTTGGGGCGTGGAAGTGTCCCTGCCCGAAGGGTTTGACTATACCCTGGCAGACCGGGAGATCGAAAAGCCGGCGTCAGACTGGGCTGCTCTTGGCATCAAGGGCCTGGACGGGCGCCCGGTTTCTGATCACGGTCCTTCTGCGATCCTGTTGCCTGCGGGCAGTGAGGGGGCGGCCTTTATGATCTTTGGGAATTTCGCCGTCCTGGAACGCTACAATACCGCCGATGCCTATGTGATCGGTGTCGGTCATCTGGCTGACCGGATCAAGGGCGGCGCGCCGATCCAGGGCAGCTGGCCGCGCAGCGACCGGGCGCTGACCCTGTCCGAGCGGAAAGAAATGCAGCAGCGGCTGACCCGTGCGGGTTTTGATACTGATGGCATTGATGGCAAGATCGGGCCAAAGACTATCGGCGCGGTGCGTGCCTATCAGGTCGCCAAAGGCCTGACACCGGACGGATATGCCTCGCCAAGGCTGCTGGAAGACCTGCGGTAG
- a CDS encoding helix-turn-helix transcriptional regulator yields MSRTHRLFQLMQALRLGPGPHTAARLGDELGVSARSIHRDIATLREMGAVIDGEAGYGFTLIEDNALPPMGFRDTELEALVLGLREVEQIGDPELATAASEALRKLQARLPPRQAHRLRHAVLAPYRFDRPIPPAISAQELRQATWDEVEVRFGYTDGHGAVTERQVKPLSVVYFDRSTVLIAWCCLREAIRVFRLDRMQTLQVTGQSFRPHRVPMLRDALEQFRQEHRQAARRTCND; encoded by the coding sequence ATGTCCCGAACCCACCGCCTTTTCCAGCTGATGCAGGCCCTGCGCCTTGGACCTGGACCGCATACTGCGGCACGGCTGGGCGACGAACTTGGGGTATCCGCCCGCAGCATTCACCGTGACATCGCCACCCTGCGTGAGATGGGTGCCGTGATCGACGGCGAGGCGGGTTATGGGTTTACCCTGATCGAGGACAACGCGCTGCCGCCGATGGGGTTTCGCGACACCGAACTGGAAGCGCTGGTCCTCGGCCTGCGCGAAGTTGAACAGATCGGCGATCCCGAGCTGGCCACCGCAGCCTCGGAAGCGTTGCGCAAGCTGCAGGCGCGGCTGCCGCCGCGGCAGGCCCACCGGCTGCGCCACGCGGTGCTGGCGCCCTACCGCTTCGACAGGCCCATTCCGCCCGCGATTTCGGCACAGGAGTTGCGTCAGGCCACCTGGGACGAGGTGGAGGTGCGCTTTGGCTATACTGACGGGCATGGCGCGGTGACCGAGCGGCAAGTGAAGCCGCTGAGCGTGGTTTATTTCGACCGCTCGACCGTGCTGATTGCCTGGTGCTGCCTGCGCGAGGCGATACGCGTGTTCCGGCTGGACCGGATGCAGACCTTGCAAGTTACGGGGCAAAGCTTCCGCCCGCACCGGGTGCCGATGCTGCGGGACGCGCTGGAGCAGTTCCGCCAAGAGCACCGGCAGGCGGCCCGCCGCACATGCAATGACTGA
- a CDS encoding glutathione S-transferase family protein: MLTLLTYPRNDTVFSLSPFCVKAALLLAYAGQTWTREDLNDPRKMPHRKLPVLRTPGGLVPDSSAIRAWLEQQGTDFDAALGTRDRAQAHLLIRMAEDTLYFHVVRDRWDNDAVWPTIRDSYFHEIPALIRRPVTSSIRKSVHNGLMFQGTARFSDAERSQRLDQDLRAFADLLKGQDFLFGAQISSADFSVASMLQAMGTTPVRTALVSRILDDTVLQPYVDRVFETVPLP, encoded by the coding sequence ATGCTGACCCTTCTTACCTATCCCCGAAATGACACCGTTTTCAGCCTCAGCCCGTTTTGCGTCAAGGCAGCCTTGCTGTTGGCCTATGCTGGCCAAACCTGGACCCGTGAAGACCTGAACGATCCCCGTAAGATGCCGCACCGCAAGCTGCCTGTGCTGCGCACGCCAGGCGGGCTGGTGCCGGACAGCAGCGCAATCCGTGCCTGGCTGGAGCAGCAGGGCACGGATTTTGATGCTGCACTCGGAACACGGGACCGGGCCCAGGCGCATTTGCTGATCCGCATGGCCGAGGATACGCTTTATTTCCACGTGGTGCGCGACCGCTGGGACAATGATGCGGTCTGGCCGACGATCCGCGACAGCTATTTTCACGAGATCCCGGCCCTGATCCGCCGCCCGGTGACCAGTTCAATCCGCAAGTCGGTCCATAACGGGCTGATGTTCCAGGGCACTGCCCGGTTCAGCGACGCCGAACGCAGTCAGCGTCTGGACCAGGATCTGCGGGCCTTCGCCGACTTGCTGAAAGGGCAGGATTTCCTGTTTGGCGCCCAGATCTCCAGTGCCGATTTCAGCGTCGCTTCCATGTTGCAGGCGATGGGGACAACACCTGTCCGCACCGCGCTGGTCAGCCGTATCCTCGACGATACGGTCCTGCAGCCTTATGTTGATCGCGTGTTTGAAACGGTGCCGTTGCCATGA
- a CDS encoding DUF1801 domain-containing protein yields the protein MIPPFASPGIEAAFDVLDPQARVGLLALRGLIFDTAAQTPEAGRVEEALRWGQPSYLTPERKTGTTLRLGVPKGARFALFVHCQSRLIPEFAAAFPAWDRFEGTRAVLFNDPAEVEPIRHGWLIKRALTYRIRPPLEIPA from the coding sequence ATGATCCCGCCCTTTGCCAGTCCCGGAATTGAGGCCGCCTTTGATGTGCTGGACCCGCAGGCCCGCGTCGGCCTGCTGGCGCTGCGCGGATTGATCTTCGACACCGCGGCGCAAACGCCAGAGGCCGGGCGGGTCGAGGAAGCCCTGCGCTGGGGCCAGCCTTCCTATCTCACCCCCGAGCGCAAAACCGGCACCACCCTCCGGCTGGGGGTGCCCAAGGGTGCGCGTTTTGCGCTGTTTGTACATTGCCAAAGCCGGCTGATTCCGGAGTTTGCCGCTGCCTTCCCGGCCTGGGACCGGTTCGAGGGCACCCGAGCAGTTCTGTTCAACGATCCCGCCGAGGTCGAACCCATTCGCCATGGGTGGCTGATCAAGCGCGCGCTGACCTACCGTATCCGGCCGCCGTTAGAGATCCCGGCCTGA
- the rnr gene encoding ribonuclease R, with product MSRIPSKAEILDWISANPTHTSKRDIAKAFGIKGADRIDLKRILKELEGEGHLQKRKKTYRDPDQLPPVTVLQVKAPDDNGDLYGRPLEWHGEGVEPVILILPRASDPALGEGDKILAKLQQVPDQDHNYEARLIRRIGSNPKRVLGIFRAGSEGGRIVPIDKAASSEWMVAPDAINGAKDGELIEAEQAGPKGRMGLPRARIVERLGDPAAPKAVSLIAIHQHGIPDHFPDPVMAEADAAKPMGLKGREDLRELPLVTIDPADARDHDDACFAHADDDPKNPGGHVIWVAIADVAAYVRPGSALDREARKRGNSSYFPDRVVPMLPDRLSGDLCSLHEGVPRACIAVRMQVDADGNKIGHRFVRGLMRSAASLHYAEVQEAMDGTPNEKTTPFVEDVIKPLFAAYQALIRARAVREPLDLDLPERKIILDDAGQVTSVAFRDRLDAHKLIEEFMILANVAAAETLIKKRSPLLFRVHEEPAQEKLEALRETARAAGLNLAKGQVLQTRHLNALLNHAAGTDEAELINISTLRSMQQAYYNPENFGHFGLALKNYAHFTSPIRRYADLIVHRSLVSSHGWGDDGLDEAQIERLEDTATHISDTERRSMIAERDTTDRYLASYLSERVGNEFEGRISGIARFGAFVKLDETGADGLVPVRSIGREFFHFDAQAGTLMGADTGMTLAIGQRVTVRLVQAAPVTGGLELELLAIENLELPKGGGSRKGGRRSPAGRTVKRKAAKSKHKGAKVKRKVERKRRE from the coding sequence ATGAGCCGTATTCCCTCCAAGGCCGAAATCCTCGACTGGATCTCCGCCAACCCGACCCATACCTCCAAGCGCGACATCGCCAAGGCCTTTGGCATCAAGGGCGCCGACCGCATCGACCTCAAGCGCATCCTGAAGGAGCTGGAGGGTGAGGGCCACTTGCAGAAGCGCAAGAAGACCTACCGCGACCCGGACCAGCTGCCGCCGGTGACCGTGCTGCAGGTAAAGGCGCCGGACGATAATGGCGACCTGTATGGTCGGCCGCTGGAATGGCACGGCGAAGGGGTGGAACCGGTTATTCTGATCCTCCCCCGCGCCTCCGACCCGGCCCTGGGCGAAGGCGACAAAATCCTGGCCAAGCTGCAGCAGGTGCCGGATCAGGACCACAATTACGAGGCCCGGCTGATCCGCCGCATCGGCAGCAATCCGAAACGGGTGCTGGGCATTTTCCGCGCCGGTTCCGAAGGTGGACGGATTGTGCCGATCGACAAGGCCGCCTCCAGCGAATGGATGGTAGCCCCGGACGCCATCAACGGCGCCAAAGACGGCGAGCTGATCGAAGCCGAACAGGCAGGCCCCAAGGGCCGCATGGGCCTGCCGCGCGCGCGGATCGTGGAACGGCTGGGCGACCCGGCAGCACCAAAGGCGGTGTCGCTGATTGCCATTCATCAGCATGGTATCCCCGATCACTTCCCCGATCCGGTCATGGCCGAGGCCGATGCCGCCAAGCCGATGGGCCTCAAGGGCCGCGAAGACCTGCGCGAGCTGCCGCTGGTTACCATCGACCCCGCAGATGCGCGCGATCATGACGACGCCTGCTTTGCCCATGCTGACGACGACCCGAAAAACCCGGGCGGCCATGTGATCTGGGTGGCGATTGCCGATGTGGCGGCCTATGTGCGCCCCGGCTCTGCGCTGGACCGCGAGGCGCGCAAACGCGGCAACTCCAGCTATTTCCCGGACCGGGTGGTGCCGATGCTGCCGGACCGGCTGTCGGGCGATCTGTGCAGCTTGCACGAAGGGGTGCCGCGCGCCTGTATCGCGGTGCGGATGCAGGTGGACGCCGATGGCAACAAGATCGGACACCGGTTTGTGCGCGGGCTGATGCGCTCTGCCGCCTCGCTGCATTACGCCGAGGTGCAGGAGGCCATGGACGGCACTCCGAACGAAAAGACCACTCCTTTTGTGGAAGATGTGATCAAGCCGCTTTTCGCCGCATATCAGGCTCTAATAAGAGCGCGTGCGGTGCGGGAACCCCTGGACTTGGACCTGCCGGAGCGCAAAATCATCCTGGATGACGCTGGTCAGGTCACCTCGGTTGCCTTCCGCGACCGGCTGGATGCGCACAAGCTGATTGAGGAGTTCATGATCCTCGCCAATGTCGCCGCGGCGGAGACGCTGATCAAGAAACGCTCGCCGCTGCTGTTCCGGGTGCATGAGGAACCGGCGCAGGAAAAGCTGGAAGCACTGCGCGAAACCGCCCGCGCGGCAGGGTTGAACCTGGCCAAGGGCCAGGTGCTGCAAACCCGGCATCTGAATGCGCTGCTGAACCACGCGGCGGGAACCGATGAGGCGGAGCTGATCAACATCTCCACCCTGCGGTCGATGCAGCAGGCCTATTACAACCCGGAGAACTTTGGCCATTTCGGCCTGGCACTCAAGAACTACGCACATTTCACCTCGCCGATCCGCCGCTATGCCGATCTGATCGTGCACCGTTCGCTGGTCTCCTCGCATGGCTGGGGCGACGATGGGCTGGACGAAGCCCAGATTGAACGGCTGGAGGACACCGCCACCCATATCTCTGACACCGAACGGCGGTCGATGATTGCTGAACGGGACACCACCGACCGTTATCTGGCGTCCTACCTCAGTGAACGGGTAGGCAATGAATTCGAAGGCCGGATCAGCGGTATTGCCCGGTTCGGGGCCTTTGTGAAACTGGATGAGACCGGCGCCGACGGATTGGTCCCGGTGCGCTCGATCGGGCGGGAGTTTTTCCATTTCGACGCCCAGGCCGGCACGCTGATGGGGGCCGATACAGGCATGACCCTGGCCATCGGCCAACGGGTCACCGTGCGGCTGGTTCAGGCGGCACCGGTGACCGGTGGGCTGGAGCTGGAGTTGCTGGCAATTGAAAACCTGGAACTGCCCAAGGGCGGCGGATCCCGCAAAGGCGGACGGCGCAGCCCGGCAGGCCGCACCGTCAAGCGCAAGGCAGCAAAGTCCAAGCACAAAGGCGCCAAAGTAAAACGCAAAGTTGAACGCAAGCGGCGGGAATAA
- a CDS encoding TIGR04282 family arsenosugar biosynthesis glycosyltransferase has translation MKRTLIIMVKEPRPGRVKTRLGRDIGVIPATWWFRHQSARLMRRLRDPRWQVVLAAAPGIAVNSKVWPADLPRLPQGNGDLGQRMKRMLQSVPGPVCLIGADIPGITRPHIARAFAVLGDHDAVFGPAEDGGYWLAGAQHPARLPHGLFQNTRWSTEHALADTLQTLPGYRIALTDTLRDVDTAADLPRR, from the coding sequence GTGAAACGGACCCTGATCATCATGGTCAAGGAGCCGCGCCCGGGCCGGGTCAAGACCCGGCTGGGCCGGGATATAGGCGTGATCCCGGCAACCTGGTGGTTCCGCCACCAATCCGCCCGGCTGATGCGGCGATTGCGCGATCCGCGCTGGCAGGTTGTGCTGGCGGCAGCCCCCGGCATCGCGGTGAATTCAAAGGTATGGCCCGCTGATCTGCCCCGCCTGCCGCAAGGCAATGGCGACCTGGGCCAGCGGATGAAGCGGATGCTGCAATCTGTGCCTGGCCCTGTCTGCCTGATCGGCGCTGACATCCCCGGCATCACCCGCCCCCATATCGCCCGCGCCTTTGCAGTCCTTGGTGATCACGACGCTGTCTTTGGCCCCGCGGAGGATGGCGGTTACTGGCTGGCGGGCGCCCAGCACCCGGCCCGCCTGCCCCACGGTCTGTTTCAAAACACCCGCTGGTCAACGGAACATGCGCTGGCTGATACGCTGCAGACCCTGCCCGGATACCGCATCGCCCTGACTGATACCCTGCGCGACGTCGACACCGCCGCCGATCTGCCCCGCCGCTAA
- a CDS encoding GNAT family N-acetyltransferase has product MSLSMAVTDDLETCFALRHQVFVVEQGVPLEEEQDTLDASATHLLAVQDGDPVGTARIVFKGDTAKIGRVCVLQSTRGTGLGAKLIEAAVETARTKPGISKAKLGAQLHAIGFYEKLGFTAFGPVYDDAGIDHRDMLRDFT; this is encoded by the coding sequence ATGAGCCTGAGCATGGCAGTCACGGACGATCTTGAGACCTGCTTTGCTCTGCGCCACCAGGTGTTTGTGGTGGAGCAAGGGGTACCGTTGGAAGAGGAACAGGACACGCTGGATGCCTCTGCCACCCACCTGCTGGCCGTTCAGGACGGTGATCCGGTGGGAACCGCGCGGATTGTCTTCAAAGGCGACACCGCCAAGATCGGCCGGGTCTGCGTGCTGCAGTCTACCCGCGGCACCGGACTGGGTGCCAAGCTGATTGAAGCGGCGGTGGAAACCGCGCGGACCAAACCGGGCATATCCAAAGCCAAGCTGGGCGCGCAGCTCCATGCCATCGGGTTCTATGAAAAGCTCGGGTTCACCGCCTTTGGCCCGGTCTATGACGATGCCGGCATCGACCACCGGGACATGCTGCGCGATTTCACGTGA
- the dapE gene encoding succinyl-diaminopimelate desuccinylase yields the protein MPQTDPARLTADLIRCPSVTPEEGGALVLLEKLLSGAGFECARTDRGDVSNLFARWGAKGHAKTFGFNGHTDVVPLGDAAAWTMPPFGAEEKDGFMYGRGATDMKSGVAAFAAAAIDFVRDTPPDGAIILTITGDEEGDAVDGTTALLDYMDREGEQMSVCLVGEPTCPDEMGEMIKIGRRGSLTAWFTVTGVQGHSAYPHRANNPLNAMARLMDHLASHELDKGTDHFDASTLAVVTIDTGNPATNVIPAQAASTVNIRFNDSHSGASLRAWLQGEADKVAAEFGVEIGIKVKVSGESFITPPGVLSDLVSAAVEAETGRKPDLSTTGGTSDARFVKNHCPVVEFGLVGKTMHQVDERVEVAQIHQLKSIYTRILQDFFA from the coding sequence ATGCCGCAAACCGATCCCGCCCGCCTGACTGCCGACCTGATCCGCTGTCCGTCGGTGACGCCCGAGGAAGGCGGCGCGCTGGTGCTGCTGGAGAAACTGCTGAGCGGCGCAGGTTTTGAGTGCGCCCGAACTGATCGCGGTGATGTTTCCAACCTGTTTGCCCGCTGGGGCGCCAAGGGCCACGCCAAAACCTTTGGTTTCAACGGTCACACCGATGTTGTTCCCTTGGGGGACGCCGCCGCCTGGACCATGCCGCCTTTTGGCGCAGAAGAGAAAGACGGCTTCATGTACGGCCGCGGCGCCACCGACATGAAGTCGGGGGTCGCTGCATTTGCCGCTGCCGCGATTGATTTTGTGCGGGATACACCGCCGGACGGCGCCATCATCCTGACCATCACCGGCGACGAGGAAGGCGACGCCGTGGACGGCACCACCGCGCTGCTGGATTACATGGACCGCGAAGGCGAGCAGATGTCGGTTTGCCTGGTGGGGGAACCCACCTGCCCCGATGAGATGGGCGAGATGATCAAGATCGGCCGCCGCGGCTCTCTCACTGCATGGTTCACGGTCACCGGCGTGCAGGGGCATTCGGCCTATCCGCACCGCGCCAACAACCCGCTGAACGCGATGGCGCGGCTGATGGACCACCTGGCCAGCCATGAGCTGGACAAGGGCACCGATCATTTTGATGCCTCGACGCTGGCGGTCGTTACCATCGACACCGGCAACCCGGCCACCAATGTGATCCCGGCACAGGCGGCCTCAACCGTCAACATCCGCTTCAACGATTCTCACAGCGGCGCCAGCCTGCGCGCGTGGCTGCAAGGCGAGGCTGACAAAGTGGCCGCCGAATTCGGTGTTGAAATCGGGATTAAGGTAAAAGTCTCCGGCGAAAGCTTCATCACCCCGCCGGGTGTGCTGTCAGATCTGGTTTCAGCGGCGGTGGAGGCGGAAACGGGCCGCAAACCTGACCTCTCGACCACTGGCGGCACGTCGGATGCGCGTTTCGTCAAGAATCACTGCCCGGTGGTAGAATTCGGCCTGGTCGGCAAAACCATGCATCAGGTGGACGAACGGGTGGAGGTCGCCCAGATCCACCAGCTGAAATCCATCTACACGCGCATTCTGCAGGATTTCTTCGCATGA
- a CDS encoding Hint domain-containing protein has translation MATGAELNYQTNASATQMAQTIFGDGATVVGASYSGWSQSSAIYSNGDALAPGATPSDSGVILSTGRASHFTRNGSDPNRSTQTSTNTSGESNNADFNAAAGTNTYDASYLDVSFIPDSDVMTMQFVFSSEEFPEFQNSVYQDVVAVWVNGEQALMEIGNGQANPSNISSSINENLYLDNAGDDFNTEMDGLTLTMTLTMRVNPGEVNDIRIGIADVSDSRYDSNLLIAADSVQTDLVAMTDKVFVAPDSSKTIDVLANDVNNSGGSLTITHLNGTAVTAGSVVTLNTGQEVQLNADGTLTLIGDGDVEDFNFTYGVTNGVNSDTGFVNASSIPCFVAGTRIRTPYGEVPVEDLMPGDLVETRDDGAQVLCWTGGRSVAAEDDFAPIRIAADTFDRHGELMVSPQHRVLVRGAHAELFFGEEEVLVAAKDLVNGRSVTRCPGGEVTYVHLMFDRHQVVYSEGLATESFLPGPQIVNLFDRPVAEEICALFPELDPETGTGYSTAARPALKAYEGRLLAAIQAA, from the coding sequence ATGGCAACAGGCGCTGAACTCAATTATCAGACAAACGCCTCTGCAACGCAGATGGCGCAAACAATTTTCGGCGATGGAGCCACTGTTGTCGGTGCTTCCTATTCGGGGTGGAGCCAGTCCTCGGCGATCTATTCAAACGGCGATGCCCTGGCACCGGGCGCAACACCCAGCGATTCCGGTGTCATTCTGTCGACCGGGCGGGCCAGCCATTTCACCCGGAATGGAAGCGACCCCAACCGGTCCACCCAAACCTCGACCAATACGTCCGGCGAAAGCAATAATGCGGATTTCAATGCCGCAGCGGGCACCAATACCTATGATGCTTCCTATCTGGATGTGAGCTTCATTCCCGATTCGGATGTGATGACGATGCAATTCGTCTTTTCCTCCGAAGAATTTCCGGAATTCCAAAATTCAGTCTATCAGGACGTGGTGGCGGTCTGGGTCAATGGCGAGCAGGCGTTGATGGAAATCGGCAACGGCCAGGCCAACCCCAGCAACATCAGTTCCTCTATCAACGAGAATCTGTATCTCGATAACGCCGGCGATGATTTCAACACCGAGATGGACGGGCTTACCCTGACCATGACGCTGACGATGCGTGTCAACCCCGGTGAAGTGAACGACATCCGCATCGGCATCGCCGATGTGAGCGACAGCCGCTACGACAGTAACCTGCTGATCGCCGCAGATTCGGTGCAGACCGATCTGGTGGCAATGACCGACAAGGTTTTTGTTGCACCGGACAGCAGCAAGACCATCGACGTGCTGGCCAATGACGTGAACAATTCCGGCGGCAGCCTGACCATCACCCATCTCAACGGTACTGCGGTGACGGCCGGGTCCGTGGTGACGCTCAACACCGGGCAAGAGGTGCAGCTGAACGCGGATGGCACGCTGACCCTGATCGGTGACGGCGATGTTGAGGACTTCAACTTTACTTATGGCGTGACCAATGGCGTCAATTCCGATACCGGCTTTGTCAATGCCAGCTCGATCCCCTGTTTCGTGGCGGGCACCCGGATCCGGACTCCCTATGGCGAGGTTCCGGTAGAGGATCTGATGCCCGGTGATCTGGTAGAGACCCGCGACGATGGTGCGCAGGTGCTGTGCTGGACCGGCGGGCGATCGGTGGCGGCAGAAGATGATTTTGCGCCGATCCGAATTGCTGCGGATACGTTTGACCGGCATGGCGAACTGATGGTTTCTCCGCAGCACCGGGTGCTGGTGCGCGGAGCCCATGCTGAATTGTTTTTTGGCGAGGAAGAGGTGCTGGTGGCAGCCAAGGATCTGGTCAATGGGCGCAGTGTGACACGCTGTCCGGGCGGCGAAGTCACCTATGTGCATCTGATGTTCGACCGTCACCAGGTGGTTTACTCCGAAGGTCTTGCTACTGAGAGCTTTTTGCCCGGTCCGCAGATCGTCAACCTGTTCGACCGGCCGGTGGCAGAGGAGATCTGCGCGCTGTTCCCGGAGCTTGATCCGGAAACGGGCACGGGTTACAGCACCGCAGCGCGGCCTGCGCTTAAAGCCTATGAAGGGCGGCTGCTGGCCGCGATCCAGGCGGCCTGA
- a CDS encoding Hint domain-containing protein — protein MGWFAVFGSGHNWSDPQVLLTAGVSDSDGLLVRGTIMLEFQLPESARPEPLLLYSQCGDWPLRLALQAVPGGGLSFVLEQSGAVLHQTLNPTSLGRTGRLRLLYAWDAPARTGRLTLEQPDGSQMQIAALARPKPWRLRDLQALTGPLGYVAPAVEYVAFSSCMEPAGPAPALLPSTPIATPEGYRALNGLQRGDLVLTSSGEAVPVLHVIERQVPALGSFAPVRLRAPYFGLLRDIQAAPFQRLVLSGSEVEYLFGQPAVLVPAGNLLGTGTALRGASAAPLITYRQAVLPDHEPLLAAGAMTESLFLGRLRRDPQRLAASLLAPLGAAALPEHRQPKFPVLRAFDAAVLAERRTA, from the coding sequence GTGGGCTGGTTTGCGGTCTTTGGCAGCGGCCATAATTGGAGCGATCCGCAGGTGCTGCTGACAGCGGGGGTATCTGACAGCGACGGCCTGTTGGTGCGCGGCACAATCATGCTGGAATTCCAGCTGCCGGAAAGCGCACGGCCAGAGCCGCTTCTGCTGTATTCGCAATGCGGCGATTGGCCGTTGCGGCTGGCATTGCAAGCGGTGCCGGGCGGCGGCTTAAGTTTTGTGCTGGAGCAAAGCGGTGCCGTGCTGCACCAGACGCTGAATCCTACCAGCCTGGGCCGCACCGGCCGGCTGCGGCTGCTCTATGCCTGGGATGCACCTGCCCGCACAGGGCGGCTGACGCTGGAACAGCCGGACGGCAGCCAGATGCAGATTGCTGCCCTGGCCAGACCCAAACCTTGGCGGCTGCGGGATCTGCAGGCGCTGACCGGACCGTTGGGCTATGTGGCGCCGGCAGTAGAATACGTGGCGTTCTCCAGCTGCATGGAGCCGGCCGGTCCGGCCCCGGCGCTGCTGCCTTCCACCCCGATTGCCACACCTGAAGGCTACCGTGCGCTGAATGGTTTGCAGCGGGGCGATCTGGTTCTGACCAGCAGCGGTGAGGCGGTGCCGGTCTTGCATGTGATCGAACGCCAGGTGCCGGCGCTGGGTTCCTTTGCGCCGGTGCGGCTCAGGGCGCCTTACTTCGGGCTGCTTCGGGACATTCAGGCAGCACCGTTTCAGCGGCTGGTGCTGTCCGGTTCGGAGGTGGAGTATCTGTTCGGGCAGCCTGCGGTTCTGGTGCCGGCCGGCAATTTGCTGGGGACCGGCACCGCATTGCGGGGTGCGTCAGCCGCTCCGCTGATCACTTACCGTCAGGCGGTGCTGCCGGATCATGAACCGCTGCTGGCCGCCGGCGCCATGACCGAGAGCCTGTTCCTCGGCCGCCTGCGCCGCGATCCCCAGCGGCTGGCTGCCAGCCTTTTGGCACCGCTGGGCGCCGCAGCCCTGCCCGAGCACCGGCAGCCGAAATTCCCGGTGCTGCGGGCCTTTGACGCTGCAGTACTGGCTGAACGGCGGACGGCCTGA